Genomic DNA from Candidozyma auris chromosome 1, complete sequence:
CGAAGAAAGACGCTGGAACCTGAgtatcaacttcaaagaagacaaagtGGATCATCAGCGTCGTCTTTTGAGCGCCAACAAAAAGCGAAGCCAAGGGGTCCTCGTGAGCTCCAGGAGGAGTGTCCccaacaaaatcaatatTACACACTGCTTCAGAATCCATCAAATGTCccatcaacttctccaaagcgCTCTCCTTTGAAGACCAGAAACATTGAATGGGAAGCAGATATGCATTCAAAATTATCGCCTGTAAGAACGCAACACACTCCTCAGAACTACAAAAAACGCATAACCGACGAGTTTGAGCAATTAACGCTTCAAAAGCGTCATGTACctgaatttgaagaacaaTATTTGCGACAGAACTTTCGGCACTAAGCATCAAATCGCATTCATTATCTAATAAAAGCACAATCAATCTAATCTTTCCAGGTATTGCCAGTCAAAGCTTCGTAAGCCTCAACgtatttttctttggtctTTTCTGCGATATCCTTATCCATGGAAACACCATCCTTGCcgttcaagttgttggaaGTCAACCAATCTCTCAAGAATTGCTTGTCGTAAGACTCTTGAGACTTGCCCACTTCATACTTGGACGCATTCCAGAACCTGGAGGAGTCCGGGGTCaaaacctcatcaacaagcacgacattgtcgttTTCATCCAAACCAAATTCGAATTTGGTGTCAGCAATGATTATGCCCTTGCCTTTAGCGTATTCCTTCGCCTTAGTATAGAGGTCAATGGCTATCTTCGCAACTTTGTCACAAAGCTCTTTACCAATAAGTTTCTGTGCCTGCTCAGGAGTGATATTCTCGTCGTGTTCACCTTGTTCAGCTTTGGTAGAAGGCGTGAAGAGAGGAGTGGAAAGTTCCTGGGATTCTTGCAAATCTTCAGCAATTCGGATTCCATGAATGGTCTTCAGCTTTTTATACTCCTTCCAAGCAGAGCCAGTTACGTATCCCCTGACAATCACCTCCAAAGGAATGagcttcatcttctttaCAAGCAATGATCTTCCGACCAACTGCTGCTTGTACTTATGCTCAGACAATTCAGCAGGCAAGTGCTTAAAGatctcatcttcgtcaCAGTGAGGTTCTAACAACAAATGGTTGTGTGCATAGTTGTATAAGAAAGAAAACCAGAACTCAGATAATTTTGTCAAGATCTTACCCTTGTTAGGGATGCCATTTTCCATAATCACATCATAGGCGGAGATCCTGTCAGTGGCTACAAACAAAAGAGTAGACGCATTGACTTCGTAGATGTCTCTGACCTTACCTCTGTTCACAAGAGGTAATATACTGTCCAAATTGGTACTGTGAAGTGACATTGGTGCAATAAAGATGGTGATCCCATCACAATTGCATTGACTCCGACTAATGAGGCCCATACACAGGATTCATCAATCGGCCATCGAGTAATACCACCATTCAATGCAAGTTGCTCAccaataaaaaaaaaaaaaaaaaaatctgaGGCAGGTAGAGTGAGTTCATCTAGCCGTAAATATGTCACGCCTTGTATACTTCAAAAGCAATCGGAGCATGCCGATGCTTCACCCGCGTTGGGGAAATCTGAATTTATCGTCCGCCTACAATAACCATATGTCAATTTAACAGCCCTCTTGCTgggattttcttttctgtAGGTAAATATATTAAATAACAGCCAGGAGTCGAGTTACAGATGATCTAAATCCGAAAGACTCTATGCGGAAAGTAATACTATTTCTCGGAGCGAGAAGAGCCATGAATCAGGATTTATCATACCATCCCAAAGGCTACATCGACACCTTGTCCATCAATGAAGGTCGGGACTTCGACGGTCTCGAATCTGCCGCAGTATTTGCGATCAAACAATTCAATAAGCTCTATGTGCATATCAAGTTCGTAATCTCAATGACTCAGTCAACCTGagttgaaaatttttgcagccgacTGGCCAAATTGGTAAACTGGTTTAAATTCTACAATGCTACAAGCCGTTCAGGTAAAGTAGGAaactacaaaaaaaaaacataAACTTTATGAAGGCCAGGAAATAAAGACCATCTATTTAGAAGCTCTGGTCAATAGATGTAATCTTATCAGGCTAACGTCTATCGTGACTTTGTAACTGATCCAATTAAATTTCACTAATGCGGCTTATACACTCTGGCAAGCAACGATTATGCAAGTCATTCAGCTAATGCAATTCAACCCCCCACTTTGAAATGCGGCATGCAATCAGAtcagaaagaaataaaatATTCCACACATTTATAGCATTTCTTACCTAGGCAGgtgagctcatcaagatcacGTCCTACATGTAATTGAGTACTGCCATGCGAGACAAGTCACGTGCGATTGTTGCATCTTTTTTCCACGAGTTATTGCAAATCACTATGTGAGTCTCTTCAGCACAGgcattttatttttatttctctttctttctaGAAAAAAATTATAGTTTTCTAAATTCTATCATGGCTACGAACATCACTTGGCACGAAAATCTAACTCACGATGAGCGGGCAGAATTCAGAAAACAAAGGGGTGTTACTGTCTGGTTGACTGGTCTTTCCGCTAGTGGTAAGTCGACCATTGCCTGTGCTCTAGAGCAAACTCTCTTACAGCGTGGGTTGAACTCTTACAGACTAGACGGTGACAACATTAGATTCGGCTTGAACAAGGATTTGGGATTCTCTGAAGCCGACAGAAATGAGAACATCAGAAGAATCAGTGAGGTTGGGAAATTGTTCACTGACTCGTGTTGCGTCACCTTGACTTCATTCATCAGTCCATACAAAAACGATAGAGACTTTGCTAGAAAATTGCACGAGGAATCGAACTTGCCTTTCGTTGAAGTGTACGTTGACGTTCCTGTTGAGGTTGCCGAAAAGAGAGACCCTAAAGGTTTATACAAGAAGGCCAGAGAAGG
This window encodes:
- the ADE1 gene encoding phosphoribosylaminoimidazolesuccinocarboxamide synthase, whose translation is MSLHSTNLDSILPLVNRGKVRDIYEVNASTLLFVATDRISAYDVIMENGIPNKGKILTKLSEFWFSFLYNYAHNHLLLEPHCDEDEIFKHLPAELSEHKYKQQLVGRSLLVKKMKLIPLEVIVRGYVTGSAWKEYKKSKTIHGIRIAEDLQESQELSTPLFTPSTKAEQGEHDENITPEQAQKLIGKELCDKVAKIAIDLYTKAKEYAKGKGIIIADTKFEFGLDENDNVVLVDEVLTPDSSRFWNASKYEVGKSQESYDKQFLRDWLTSNNLNGKDGVSMDKDIAEKTKEKYVEAYEALTGNTWKD
- the MET14 gene encoding adenylyl-sulfate kinase, with translation MATNITWHENLTHDERAEFRKQRGVTVWLTGLSASGKSTIACALEQTLLQRGLNSYRLDGDNIRFGLNKDLGFSEADRNENIRRISEVGKLFTDSCCVTLTSFISPYKNDRDFARKLHEESNLPFVEVYVDVPVEVAEKRDPKGLYKKAREGVIKEFTGISAPYEAPDKPEIHLRNYDGQTVEESAQTIADFLIEKKYI